Proteins from one Telopea speciosissima isolate NSW1024214 ecotype Mountain lineage chromosome 1, Tspe_v1, whole genome shotgun sequence genomic window:
- the LOC122651765 gene encoding uncharacterized protein LOC122651765 — MAPCEALYGRKYRSPIYWSDVGERQLLGPELVQQTLEKVELIQRRMKTAQSCQKSFADVRIRPLEFEEGDKMFLKVEPMKGVTRFGKKGKLTPRYVGPFEILERVGTVAYRVALPPDLTNIHNVFHVSMLKKYIADPSHILHYEPLQLKEDLSYEEEPVKILDRKEKVLWNRSVSLVKVQWKNNSGREASWEMEAELWDQYPQLFES; from the coding sequence ATGGCACCATGTGAAGCGTTGTATGGAAGGAAATATAGGTCACCAATTTATTGGAGTGATGTTGGTGAAAGACAATTGTTAGGACCGGAATTAGTTCAGCAAACTTTGGAGAAAGTAGAACTAATTCAGCGGAGAATGAAGACTGCCCAAAGCTGTCAGAAAAGCTTTGCGGATGTGAGAATAAGACCTTTAGAATTTGAAGAAGGCGACAAAATGTTTCTAAAAGTTGAGCCGATGAAGGGAGTGACGAGGTTTGGTAAGAAGGGGAAGTTGACCCCTAGATATGTGGGACCGTTTGAGATACTAGAAAGAGTTGGTACAGTGGCTTACAGAGTTGCTTTACCACCAGATTTGACTAACATTCATAATGTATTTCACGTGTCCATGTTGAAGAAGTATATAGCCGATCCATCTCATATCCTACACTATGAGCCGTTACAATTGAAGGAAGACCTTTCTTACGAGGAAGAACCCGTGAAAATCCTggatagaaaagagaaagtgtTGTGGAATCGATCCGTGTCACTAGTTAAAGTACAATGGAAGAATAATTCAGGCCGGGAAGCGTCATGGGAAATGGAAGCTGAGTTGTGGGATCAATATCCTCAACTATTCGAATCTTGA